In a genomic window of Myotis daubentonii chromosome X, mMyoDau2.1, whole genome shotgun sequence:
- the LOC132223266 gene encoding short transmembrane mitochondrial protein 1-like gives MVQCLVGFTFGNLVGMCLAQNYDMPNLVKKLEIKKDMDAKKKPPSS, from the coding sequence ATGGTCCAGTGCCTGGTTGGATTTACTTTTGGCAACCTGGTTGGAATGTGTCTGGCTCAAAATTATGACATGCCAAACCTGGTTAAAAAACTTGAAATTAAAAAGGACATGGATGCCAAGAAGAAACCCCCTAGTTCATGA